The following coding sequences lie in one Cloeon dipterum chromosome 1, ieCloDipt1.1, whole genome shotgun sequence genomic window:
- the atl gene encoding atlastin isoform X6 gives MGNMDESAAEGGVQAGGAKAVQVVLAKDDHTFELDEQALEDILMQDHVKDRNVVVVSVAGAFRKGKSFLLDFFLRYMNAQCTQGAEDWLGDEESPLDGFSWRGGSERDTTGILMWSEVFLVDLPSGEKVAVILVDTQGAFDSQSTVRDCATVFALSTMTSSVQIYNLSQNIQEDDLQHLQLFTEYGRLALEDCGDKPFQKLQFLVRDWSFPYEADYGAKGGKMILDRRLQVSEKQHPELQSLRKHIRSCFSEISCFLMPHPGLRVATNPNFDGRLKDIEGDFKKQLGILIPKLLAPENLVVKEISGQKVKAKELVQYFKSYIQIYKGSELPEPKSMLEATAEANNLSAVAGAKEMYHTLMEGVCGGAKPFLSSEHLEAEHLRIKEKSMGHFSSKRKMGGDEFSQIYKERLEADIDELFVQFKSHNESKNIFKAARTPAVFFTIAVFFYIMSGIFGLVGLYSLANLCNLIMGTALLTLALWAYVRYSGEMREIGTQIDEIANALWENIMKPVYVQCMETGMQHAARQAVQHVAGPSTPNNRTSVATTKTAAKPNGKVKSS, from the exons ATGG GCAACATGGATGAGTCGGCGGCCGAGGGCGGAGTGCAGGCCGGTGGAGCCAAGGCCGTGCAGGTGGTGCTGGCCAAGGATGACCACACGTTCGAGCTGGACGAGCAGGCCCTTGAGGACATCCTGATGCAGGACCACGTAAAGGACAGGAACGTCGTTGTTGTCTCGGTGGCCGGCGCCTTTCGAAAGGGCAAATCCTTCCTCCTCGACTTCTTCCTCAGATACATGAATGCGCAG TGTACGCAGGGCGCCGAGGACTGGCTCGGAGATGAGGAGTCGCCCTTGGACGGCTTTTCGTGGAGAGGAGGCTCGGAACGCGATACGACCGGCATTCTCATGTGGTCAGAGGTCTTCCTCGTGGACCTACCGTCGGGAGAGAAG GTGGCTGTTATTTTAGTCGATACTCAAGGTGCTTTCGACAGTCAGAGCACTGTTCGCGACTGTGCCACTGTTTTCGCCCTCAGCACCATGACCAGCTCGGTCCAGATCTataatttatcacaaaatatCCAAGAAGACGATTTGCAGCATCTGCAG CTTTTCACCGAGTACGGCCGACTGGCACTGGAAGACTGCGGCGACAAGCCTTTCCAGAAATTGCAGTTTCTCGTCAGAGACTGGAGCTTCCCTTACGAGGCTGACTATGGAGCtaaaggaggaaaaatgatCTTGGACCGTAGACTTCAG GTTTCAGAAAAGCAGCATCCTGAGCTCCAGTCATTGCGAAAGCACATCAGATCATGTTTTTCCGAAATCTCGTGCTTCCTCATGCCACACCCTGGGCTCAGAGTGGCCACCAACCCAAACTTTGATGGCAGGCTAAAGG ACATTGAAGGAGATTTCAAGAAGCAACTGGGGATTCTGATCCCAAAACTGCTAGCCCCCGAAAACCTTGTGGTGAAGGAAATCAGCGGACAAAAGGTGAAGGCCAAGGAGCTGGTGCAGTACTTCAAGTCCTACATCCAGATTTACAAAGGCAGCGAACTCCCAGAGCCGAAGTCCATGCTAGAG GCGACAGCGGAAGCGAACAATTTGTCTGCTGTGGCTGGTGCTAAAGAGATGTATCATACATTGATGGAGGGCGTGTGCGGCGGCGCGAAACCCTTCCTTAGCAGTGAACACCTTGAGGCCGAACACTTGCGGATTAAAGAGAAATCCATGGGTCACTTCAGCAGCAAGCGCAAAATGGGTGGAGATGAGTTCTCGCAAATCTACAAGGAAAGACTCGAGGCG gacaTTGACGAGCTGTTTGTGCAATTCAAATCCCACaatgagagcaaaaatatattcaaggCAGCGAGAACACCAGCAGTTTTCTTCACAATCGCCGTCTTCTTCTACATCATGTCAGGCATTTTCGGTCTGGTCGGTCTCTACTCTCTCGCCAATCTATGCAACCTAATAATGGGCACAGCCCTGCTCACGCTCGCACTCTGGGCCTACGTCAG ATATAGTGGTGAAATGAGAGAAATCGGCACGCAGATCGATGAGATTGCAAACGCACTTTGGGAAAAT ATAATGAAGCCGGTGTACGTGCAATGCATGGAGACGGGCATGCAGCACGCGGCGCGCCAAGCTGTGCAGCACGTGGCCGGTCCTTCGACGCCAAACAACAGGACGAGCGTGGCCACCACAAAGACGGCGGCGAAACCGAACGGAAAGGTCAAGAGCTCATGA
- the atl gene encoding atlastin isoform X1 — MMVGDVTRNMAAKTERKHSREENFAARNMDESAAEGGVQAGGAKAVQVVLAKDDHTFELDEQALEDILMQDHVKDRNVVVVSVAGAFRKGKSFLLDFFLRYMNAQCTQGAEDWLGDEESPLDGFSWRGGSERDTTGILMWSEVFLVDLPSGEKVAVILVDTQGAFDSQSTVRDCATVFALSTMTSSVQIYNLSQNIQEDDLQHLQLFTEYGRLALEDCGDKPFQKLQFLVRDWSFPYEADYGAKGGKMILDRRLQVSEKQHPELQSLRKHIRSCFSEISCFLMPHPGLRVATNPNFDGRLKDIEGDFKKQLGILIPKLLAPENLVVKEISGQKVKAKELVQYFKSYIQIYKGSELPEPKSMLEATAEANNLSAVAGAKEMYHTLMEGVCGGAKPFLSSEHLEAEHLRIKEKSMGHFSSKRKMGGDEFSQIYKERLEADIDELFVQFKSHNESKNIFKAARTPAVFFTIAVFFYIMSGIFGLVGLYSLANLCNLIMGTALLTLALWAYVRYSGEMREIGTQIDEIANALWENIMKPVYVQCMETGMQHAARQAVQHVAGPSTPNNRTSVATTKTAAKPNGKVKSS, encoded by the exons ATGATGGTTGGTGACGTCACTCGCAACATGGCTGCCAAAACAGAACGTAAACACAGCAGAGAAGAGAATTTTGCTGCTC GCAACATGGATGAGTCGGCGGCCGAGGGCGGAGTGCAGGCCGGTGGAGCCAAGGCCGTGCAGGTGGTGCTGGCCAAGGATGACCACACGTTCGAGCTGGACGAGCAGGCCCTTGAGGACATCCTGATGCAGGACCACGTAAAGGACAGGAACGTCGTTGTTGTCTCGGTGGCCGGCGCCTTTCGAAAGGGCAAATCCTTCCTCCTCGACTTCTTCCTCAGATACATGAATGCGCAG TGTACGCAGGGCGCCGAGGACTGGCTCGGAGATGAGGAGTCGCCCTTGGACGGCTTTTCGTGGAGAGGAGGCTCGGAACGCGATACGACCGGCATTCTCATGTGGTCAGAGGTCTTCCTCGTGGACCTACCGTCGGGAGAGAAG GTGGCTGTTATTTTAGTCGATACTCAAGGTGCTTTCGACAGTCAGAGCACTGTTCGCGACTGTGCCACTGTTTTCGCCCTCAGCACCATGACCAGCTCGGTCCAGATCTataatttatcacaaaatatCCAAGAAGACGATTTGCAGCATCTGCAG CTTTTCACCGAGTACGGCCGACTGGCACTGGAAGACTGCGGCGACAAGCCTTTCCAGAAATTGCAGTTTCTCGTCAGAGACTGGAGCTTCCCTTACGAGGCTGACTATGGAGCtaaaggaggaaaaatgatCTTGGACCGTAGACTTCAG GTTTCAGAAAAGCAGCATCCTGAGCTCCAGTCATTGCGAAAGCACATCAGATCATGTTTTTCCGAAATCTCGTGCTTCCTCATGCCACACCCTGGGCTCAGAGTGGCCACCAACCCAAACTTTGATGGCAGGCTAAAGG ACATTGAAGGAGATTTCAAGAAGCAACTGGGGATTCTGATCCCAAAACTGCTAGCCCCCGAAAACCTTGTGGTGAAGGAAATCAGCGGACAAAAGGTGAAGGCCAAGGAGCTGGTGCAGTACTTCAAGTCCTACATCCAGATTTACAAAGGCAGCGAACTCCCAGAGCCGAAGTCCATGCTAGAG GCGACAGCGGAAGCGAACAATTTGTCTGCTGTGGCTGGTGCTAAAGAGATGTATCATACATTGATGGAGGGCGTGTGCGGCGGCGCGAAACCCTTCCTTAGCAGTGAACACCTTGAGGCCGAACACTTGCGGATTAAAGAGAAATCCATGGGTCACTTCAGCAGCAAGCGCAAAATGGGTGGAGATGAGTTCTCGCAAATCTACAAGGAAAGACTCGAGGCG gacaTTGACGAGCTGTTTGTGCAATTCAAATCCCACaatgagagcaaaaatatattcaaggCAGCGAGAACACCAGCAGTTTTCTTCACAATCGCCGTCTTCTTCTACATCATGTCAGGCATTTTCGGTCTGGTCGGTCTCTACTCTCTCGCCAATCTATGCAACCTAATAATGGGCACAGCCCTGCTCACGCTCGCACTCTGGGCCTACGTCAG ATATAGTGGTGAAATGAGAGAAATCGGCACGCAGATCGATGAGATTGCAAACGCACTTTGGGAAAAT ATAATGAAGCCGGTGTACGTGCAATGCATGGAGACGGGCATGCAGCACGCGGCGCGCCAAGCTGTGCAGCACGTGGCCGGTCCTTCGACGCCAAACAACAGGACGAGCGTGGCCACCACAAAGACGGCGGCGAAACCGAACGGAAAGGTCAAGAGCTCATGA
- the atl gene encoding atlastin isoform X4: MFEPNDRQPQAESNMDESAAEGGVQAGGAKAVQVVLAKDDHTFELDEQALEDILMQDHVKDRNVVVVSVAGAFRKGKSFLLDFFLRYMNAQCTQGAEDWLGDEESPLDGFSWRGGSERDTTGILMWSEVFLVDLPSGEKVAVILVDTQGAFDSQSTVRDCATVFALSTMTSSVQIYNLSQNIQEDDLQHLQLFTEYGRLALEDCGDKPFQKLQFLVRDWSFPYEADYGAKGGKMILDRRLQVSEKQHPELQSLRKHIRSCFSEISCFLMPHPGLRVATNPNFDGRLKDIEGDFKKQLGILIPKLLAPENLVVKEISGQKVKAKELVQYFKSYIQIYKGSELPEPKSMLEATAEANNLSAVAGAKEMYHTLMEGVCGGAKPFLSSEHLEAEHLRIKEKSMGHFSSKRKMGGDEFSQIYKERLEADIDELFVQFKSHNESKNIFKAARTPAVFFTIAVFFYIMSGIFGLVGLYSLANLCNLIMGTALLTLALWAYVRYSGEMREIGTQIDEIANALWENIMKPVYVQCMETGMQHAARQAVQHVAGPSTPNNRTSVATTKTAAKPNGKVKSS, from the exons ATGTTCGAACCGAATGATCGTCAGCCTCAGGCTGAAA GCAACATGGATGAGTCGGCGGCCGAGGGCGGAGTGCAGGCCGGTGGAGCCAAGGCCGTGCAGGTGGTGCTGGCCAAGGATGACCACACGTTCGAGCTGGACGAGCAGGCCCTTGAGGACATCCTGATGCAGGACCACGTAAAGGACAGGAACGTCGTTGTTGTCTCGGTGGCCGGCGCCTTTCGAAAGGGCAAATCCTTCCTCCTCGACTTCTTCCTCAGATACATGAATGCGCAG TGTACGCAGGGCGCCGAGGACTGGCTCGGAGATGAGGAGTCGCCCTTGGACGGCTTTTCGTGGAGAGGAGGCTCGGAACGCGATACGACCGGCATTCTCATGTGGTCAGAGGTCTTCCTCGTGGACCTACCGTCGGGAGAGAAG GTGGCTGTTATTTTAGTCGATACTCAAGGTGCTTTCGACAGTCAGAGCACTGTTCGCGACTGTGCCACTGTTTTCGCCCTCAGCACCATGACCAGCTCGGTCCAGATCTataatttatcacaaaatatCCAAGAAGACGATTTGCAGCATCTGCAG CTTTTCACCGAGTACGGCCGACTGGCACTGGAAGACTGCGGCGACAAGCCTTTCCAGAAATTGCAGTTTCTCGTCAGAGACTGGAGCTTCCCTTACGAGGCTGACTATGGAGCtaaaggaggaaaaatgatCTTGGACCGTAGACTTCAG GTTTCAGAAAAGCAGCATCCTGAGCTCCAGTCATTGCGAAAGCACATCAGATCATGTTTTTCCGAAATCTCGTGCTTCCTCATGCCACACCCTGGGCTCAGAGTGGCCACCAACCCAAACTTTGATGGCAGGCTAAAGG ACATTGAAGGAGATTTCAAGAAGCAACTGGGGATTCTGATCCCAAAACTGCTAGCCCCCGAAAACCTTGTGGTGAAGGAAATCAGCGGACAAAAGGTGAAGGCCAAGGAGCTGGTGCAGTACTTCAAGTCCTACATCCAGATTTACAAAGGCAGCGAACTCCCAGAGCCGAAGTCCATGCTAGAG GCGACAGCGGAAGCGAACAATTTGTCTGCTGTGGCTGGTGCTAAAGAGATGTATCATACATTGATGGAGGGCGTGTGCGGCGGCGCGAAACCCTTCCTTAGCAGTGAACACCTTGAGGCCGAACACTTGCGGATTAAAGAGAAATCCATGGGTCACTTCAGCAGCAAGCGCAAAATGGGTGGAGATGAGTTCTCGCAAATCTACAAGGAAAGACTCGAGGCG gacaTTGACGAGCTGTTTGTGCAATTCAAATCCCACaatgagagcaaaaatatattcaaggCAGCGAGAACACCAGCAGTTTTCTTCACAATCGCCGTCTTCTTCTACATCATGTCAGGCATTTTCGGTCTGGTCGGTCTCTACTCTCTCGCCAATCTATGCAACCTAATAATGGGCACAGCCCTGCTCACGCTCGCACTCTGGGCCTACGTCAG ATATAGTGGTGAAATGAGAGAAATCGGCACGCAGATCGATGAGATTGCAAACGCACTTTGGGAAAAT ATAATGAAGCCGGTGTACGTGCAATGCATGGAGACGGGCATGCAGCACGCGGCGCGCCAAGCTGTGCAGCACGTGGCCGGTCCTTCGACGCCAAACAACAGGACGAGCGTGGCCACCACAAAGACGGCGGCGAAACCGAACGGAAAGGTCAAGAGCTCATGA
- the atl gene encoding atlastin isoform X2, which translates to MMVGDVTRNMAAKTERKHSREENFAARNMDESAAEGGVQAGGAKAVQVVLAKDDHTFELDEQALEDILMQDHVKDRNVVVVSVAGAFRKGKSFLLDFFLRYMNAQGAEDWLGDEESPLDGFSWRGGSERDTTGILMWSEVFLVDLPSGEKVAVILVDTQGAFDSQSTVRDCATVFALSTMTSSVQIYNLSQNIQEDDLQHLQLFTEYGRLALEDCGDKPFQKLQFLVRDWSFPYEADYGAKGGKMILDRRLQVSEKQHPELQSLRKHIRSCFSEISCFLMPHPGLRVATNPNFDGRLKDIEGDFKKQLGILIPKLLAPENLVVKEISGQKVKAKELVQYFKSYIQIYKGSELPEPKSMLEATAEANNLSAVAGAKEMYHTLMEGVCGGAKPFLSSEHLEAEHLRIKEKSMGHFSSKRKMGGDEFSQIYKERLEADIDELFVQFKSHNESKNIFKAARTPAVFFTIAVFFYIMSGIFGLVGLYSLANLCNLIMGTALLTLALWAYVRYSGEMREIGTQIDEIANALWENIMKPVYVQCMETGMQHAARQAVQHVAGPSTPNNRTSVATTKTAAKPNGKVKSS; encoded by the exons ATGATGGTTGGTGACGTCACTCGCAACATGGCTGCCAAAACAGAACGTAAACACAGCAGAGAAGAGAATTTTGCTGCTC GCAACATGGATGAGTCGGCGGCCGAGGGCGGAGTGCAGGCCGGTGGAGCCAAGGCCGTGCAGGTGGTGCTGGCCAAGGATGACCACACGTTCGAGCTGGACGAGCAGGCCCTTGAGGACATCCTGATGCAGGACCACGTAAAGGACAGGAACGTCGTTGTTGTCTCGGTGGCCGGCGCCTTTCGAAAGGGCAAATCCTTCCTCCTCGACTTCTTCCTCAGATACATGAATGCGCAG GGCGCCGAGGACTGGCTCGGAGATGAGGAGTCGCCCTTGGACGGCTTTTCGTGGAGAGGAGGCTCGGAACGCGATACGACCGGCATTCTCATGTGGTCAGAGGTCTTCCTCGTGGACCTACCGTCGGGAGAGAAG GTGGCTGTTATTTTAGTCGATACTCAAGGTGCTTTCGACAGTCAGAGCACTGTTCGCGACTGTGCCACTGTTTTCGCCCTCAGCACCATGACCAGCTCGGTCCAGATCTataatttatcacaaaatatCCAAGAAGACGATTTGCAGCATCTGCAG CTTTTCACCGAGTACGGCCGACTGGCACTGGAAGACTGCGGCGACAAGCCTTTCCAGAAATTGCAGTTTCTCGTCAGAGACTGGAGCTTCCCTTACGAGGCTGACTATGGAGCtaaaggaggaaaaatgatCTTGGACCGTAGACTTCAG GTTTCAGAAAAGCAGCATCCTGAGCTCCAGTCATTGCGAAAGCACATCAGATCATGTTTTTCCGAAATCTCGTGCTTCCTCATGCCACACCCTGGGCTCAGAGTGGCCACCAACCCAAACTTTGATGGCAGGCTAAAGG ACATTGAAGGAGATTTCAAGAAGCAACTGGGGATTCTGATCCCAAAACTGCTAGCCCCCGAAAACCTTGTGGTGAAGGAAATCAGCGGACAAAAGGTGAAGGCCAAGGAGCTGGTGCAGTACTTCAAGTCCTACATCCAGATTTACAAAGGCAGCGAACTCCCAGAGCCGAAGTCCATGCTAGAG GCGACAGCGGAAGCGAACAATTTGTCTGCTGTGGCTGGTGCTAAAGAGATGTATCATACATTGATGGAGGGCGTGTGCGGCGGCGCGAAACCCTTCCTTAGCAGTGAACACCTTGAGGCCGAACACTTGCGGATTAAAGAGAAATCCATGGGTCACTTCAGCAGCAAGCGCAAAATGGGTGGAGATGAGTTCTCGCAAATCTACAAGGAAAGACTCGAGGCG gacaTTGACGAGCTGTTTGTGCAATTCAAATCCCACaatgagagcaaaaatatattcaaggCAGCGAGAACACCAGCAGTTTTCTTCACAATCGCCGTCTTCTTCTACATCATGTCAGGCATTTTCGGTCTGGTCGGTCTCTACTCTCTCGCCAATCTATGCAACCTAATAATGGGCACAGCCCTGCTCACGCTCGCACTCTGGGCCTACGTCAG ATATAGTGGTGAAATGAGAGAAATCGGCACGCAGATCGATGAGATTGCAAACGCACTTTGGGAAAAT ATAATGAAGCCGGTGTACGTGCAATGCATGGAGACGGGCATGCAGCACGCGGCGCGCCAAGCTGTGCAGCACGTGGCCGGTCCTTCGACGCCAAACAACAGGACGAGCGTGGCCACCACAAAGACGGCGGCGAAACCGAACGGAAAGGTCAAGAGCTCATGA
- the atl gene encoding atlastin isoform X3 — MSLYIHGSRDLKPTFNTARNMDESAAEGGVQAGGAKAVQVVLAKDDHTFELDEQALEDILMQDHVKDRNVVVVSVAGAFRKGKSFLLDFFLRYMNAQCTQGAEDWLGDEESPLDGFSWRGGSERDTTGILMWSEVFLVDLPSGEKVAVILVDTQGAFDSQSTVRDCATVFALSTMTSSVQIYNLSQNIQEDDLQHLQLFTEYGRLALEDCGDKPFQKLQFLVRDWSFPYEADYGAKGGKMILDRRLQVSEKQHPELQSLRKHIRSCFSEISCFLMPHPGLRVATNPNFDGRLKDIEGDFKKQLGILIPKLLAPENLVVKEISGQKVKAKELVQYFKSYIQIYKGSELPEPKSMLEATAEANNLSAVAGAKEMYHTLMEGVCGGAKPFLSSEHLEAEHLRIKEKSMGHFSSKRKMGGDEFSQIYKERLEADIDELFVQFKSHNESKNIFKAARTPAVFFTIAVFFYIMSGIFGLVGLYSLANLCNLIMGTALLTLALWAYVRYSGEMREIGTQIDEIANALWENIMKPVYVQCMETGMQHAARQAVQHVAGPSTPNNRTSVATTKTAAKPNGKVKSS, encoded by the exons ATGTCTCTTTATATTCATGGCAGCAGAGATTTGAAACCAACTTTCAACACCGCGC GCAACATGGATGAGTCGGCGGCCGAGGGCGGAGTGCAGGCCGGTGGAGCCAAGGCCGTGCAGGTGGTGCTGGCCAAGGATGACCACACGTTCGAGCTGGACGAGCAGGCCCTTGAGGACATCCTGATGCAGGACCACGTAAAGGACAGGAACGTCGTTGTTGTCTCGGTGGCCGGCGCCTTTCGAAAGGGCAAATCCTTCCTCCTCGACTTCTTCCTCAGATACATGAATGCGCAG TGTACGCAGGGCGCCGAGGACTGGCTCGGAGATGAGGAGTCGCCCTTGGACGGCTTTTCGTGGAGAGGAGGCTCGGAACGCGATACGACCGGCATTCTCATGTGGTCAGAGGTCTTCCTCGTGGACCTACCGTCGGGAGAGAAG GTGGCTGTTATTTTAGTCGATACTCAAGGTGCTTTCGACAGTCAGAGCACTGTTCGCGACTGTGCCACTGTTTTCGCCCTCAGCACCATGACCAGCTCGGTCCAGATCTataatttatcacaaaatatCCAAGAAGACGATTTGCAGCATCTGCAG CTTTTCACCGAGTACGGCCGACTGGCACTGGAAGACTGCGGCGACAAGCCTTTCCAGAAATTGCAGTTTCTCGTCAGAGACTGGAGCTTCCCTTACGAGGCTGACTATGGAGCtaaaggaggaaaaatgatCTTGGACCGTAGACTTCAG GTTTCAGAAAAGCAGCATCCTGAGCTCCAGTCATTGCGAAAGCACATCAGATCATGTTTTTCCGAAATCTCGTGCTTCCTCATGCCACACCCTGGGCTCAGAGTGGCCACCAACCCAAACTTTGATGGCAGGCTAAAGG ACATTGAAGGAGATTTCAAGAAGCAACTGGGGATTCTGATCCCAAAACTGCTAGCCCCCGAAAACCTTGTGGTGAAGGAAATCAGCGGACAAAAGGTGAAGGCCAAGGAGCTGGTGCAGTACTTCAAGTCCTACATCCAGATTTACAAAGGCAGCGAACTCCCAGAGCCGAAGTCCATGCTAGAG GCGACAGCGGAAGCGAACAATTTGTCTGCTGTGGCTGGTGCTAAAGAGATGTATCATACATTGATGGAGGGCGTGTGCGGCGGCGCGAAACCCTTCCTTAGCAGTGAACACCTTGAGGCCGAACACTTGCGGATTAAAGAGAAATCCATGGGTCACTTCAGCAGCAAGCGCAAAATGGGTGGAGATGAGTTCTCGCAAATCTACAAGGAAAGACTCGAGGCG gacaTTGACGAGCTGTTTGTGCAATTCAAATCCCACaatgagagcaaaaatatattcaaggCAGCGAGAACACCAGCAGTTTTCTTCACAATCGCCGTCTTCTTCTACATCATGTCAGGCATTTTCGGTCTGGTCGGTCTCTACTCTCTCGCCAATCTATGCAACCTAATAATGGGCACAGCCCTGCTCACGCTCGCACTCTGGGCCTACGTCAG ATATAGTGGTGAAATGAGAGAAATCGGCACGCAGATCGATGAGATTGCAAACGCACTTTGGGAAAAT ATAATGAAGCCGGTGTACGTGCAATGCATGGAGACGGGCATGCAGCACGCGGCGCGCCAAGCTGTGCAGCACGTGGCCGGTCCTTCGACGCCAAACAACAGGACGAGCGTGGCCACCACAAAGACGGCGGCGAAACCGAACGGAAAGGTCAAGAGCTCATGA
- the atl gene encoding atlastin isoform X5 has product MMVGDVTRNMAAKTERKHSREENFAARNMDESAAEGGVQAGGAKAVQVVLAKDDHTFELDEQALEDILMQDHVKDRNVVVVSVAGAFRKGKSFLLDFFLRYMNAQCTQGAEDWLGDEESPLDGFSWRGGSERDTTGILMWSEVFLVDLPSGEKVAVILVDTQGAFDSQSTVRDCATVFALSTMTSSVQIYNLSQNIQEDDLQHLQLFTEYGRLALEDCGDKPFQKLQFLVRDWSFPYEADYGAKGGKMILDRRLQVSEKQHPELQSLRKHIRSCFSEISCFLMPHPGLRVATNPNFDGRLKDIEGDFKKQLGILIPKLLAPENLVVKEISGQKVKAKELVQYFKSYIQIYKGSELPEPKSMLEATAEANNLSAVAGAKEMYHTLMEGVCGGAKPFLSSEHLEAEHLRIKEKSMGHFSSKRKMGGDEFSQIYKERLEADIDELFVQFKSHNESKNIFKAARTPAVFFTIAVFFYIMSGIFGLVGLYSLANLCNLIMGTALLTLALWAYVRYSGEMREIGTQIDEIANALWENNVKQDATRIRKENTTQLLMEDGALASKDFFIHGKDIFNL; this is encoded by the exons ATGATGGTTGGTGACGTCACTCGCAACATGGCTGCCAAAACAGAACGTAAACACAGCAGAGAAGAGAATTTTGCTGCTC GCAACATGGATGAGTCGGCGGCCGAGGGCGGAGTGCAGGCCGGTGGAGCCAAGGCCGTGCAGGTGGTGCTGGCCAAGGATGACCACACGTTCGAGCTGGACGAGCAGGCCCTTGAGGACATCCTGATGCAGGACCACGTAAAGGACAGGAACGTCGTTGTTGTCTCGGTGGCCGGCGCCTTTCGAAAGGGCAAATCCTTCCTCCTCGACTTCTTCCTCAGATACATGAATGCGCAG TGTACGCAGGGCGCCGAGGACTGGCTCGGAGATGAGGAGTCGCCCTTGGACGGCTTTTCGTGGAGAGGAGGCTCGGAACGCGATACGACCGGCATTCTCATGTGGTCAGAGGTCTTCCTCGTGGACCTACCGTCGGGAGAGAAG GTGGCTGTTATTTTAGTCGATACTCAAGGTGCTTTCGACAGTCAGAGCACTGTTCGCGACTGTGCCACTGTTTTCGCCCTCAGCACCATGACCAGCTCGGTCCAGATCTataatttatcacaaaatatCCAAGAAGACGATTTGCAGCATCTGCAG CTTTTCACCGAGTACGGCCGACTGGCACTGGAAGACTGCGGCGACAAGCCTTTCCAGAAATTGCAGTTTCTCGTCAGAGACTGGAGCTTCCCTTACGAGGCTGACTATGGAGCtaaaggaggaaaaatgatCTTGGACCGTAGACTTCAG GTTTCAGAAAAGCAGCATCCTGAGCTCCAGTCATTGCGAAAGCACATCAGATCATGTTTTTCCGAAATCTCGTGCTTCCTCATGCCACACCCTGGGCTCAGAGTGGCCACCAACCCAAACTTTGATGGCAGGCTAAAGG ACATTGAAGGAGATTTCAAGAAGCAACTGGGGATTCTGATCCCAAAACTGCTAGCCCCCGAAAACCTTGTGGTGAAGGAAATCAGCGGACAAAAGGTGAAGGCCAAGGAGCTGGTGCAGTACTTCAAGTCCTACATCCAGATTTACAAAGGCAGCGAACTCCCAGAGCCGAAGTCCATGCTAGAG GCGACAGCGGAAGCGAACAATTTGTCTGCTGTGGCTGGTGCTAAAGAGATGTATCATACATTGATGGAGGGCGTGTGCGGCGGCGCGAAACCCTTCCTTAGCAGTGAACACCTTGAGGCCGAACACTTGCGGATTAAAGAGAAATCCATGGGTCACTTCAGCAGCAAGCGCAAAATGGGTGGAGATGAGTTCTCGCAAATCTACAAGGAAAGACTCGAGGCG gacaTTGACGAGCTGTTTGTGCAATTCAAATCCCACaatgagagcaaaaatatattcaaggCAGCGAGAACACCAGCAGTTTTCTTCACAATCGCCGTCTTCTTCTACATCATGTCAGGCATTTTCGGTCTGGTCGGTCTCTACTCTCTCGCCAATCTATGCAACCTAATAATGGGCACAGCCCTGCTCACGCTCGCACTCTGGGCCTACGTCAG ATATAGTGGTGAAATGAGAGAAATCGGCACGCAGATCGATGAGATTGCAAACGCACTTTGGGAAAAT AACGTCAAACAGGATGCTACAAGGatcagaaaagaaaatacaacgCAATTGTTGATGGAGGATGGAGCACTGGCCAgtaaagattttttcattcatgggaaagacattttcaatttataa